The Leptospira harrisiae genome segment TTTTTGAAAGAAATTTCTAAAACTAAAAAAGCAGAAGCATTCTATGTTAGTTGGGAAGAGAAATTGACCGTAATTTTTCCGAACACCAAAGGATCAGGAACTTTACTTGATACAACTCCTCTTGACGAATACAGAAAAGTATTAGAAAGCCGCGAAGAATTTGCCATTACTGAACTTAGTAACCTTTTAGCAGAAAAAACTTTTACTATCGAAAGTATTGATTGGGAAAAACCAAGATTGTTTGGGAATTTAAAAGGATATAAACCTAAAAATTTAAAACTTAAGATCATGGGAAAATCAGTATCGATCCCACAGATCAAAATGGTCTTTCAAACGAATTCAGGTTACAAAGTTGGTGTTTTAAGTCCTTAGCTTTGTAATCGTTTTGTAATAATTAGTTCACGTAAACGTAACTCAATTCAAATCCCTTTTCATTTACGTATCAGTAAATTCTATAAGCTTGGCTCTTAAGGAATTTATGAAATCAATCAATACTCTTCTTACCTTATCCTTATTGGTCTTTTTTTCAACTTTTGGCTTATCTGCACAAAGTAATGGATCAATTCGAGGAACTATCATTGATTCAGAAAACGGAGAACCGGTATTCGGTGCTACTATCGTTGTTCGATCAGAGAAAAAATTCGCTAAAACTGATTTTGACGGAAAGTATATTTTAGAACTTCCCCCTGGAACTTACCAAGTGGAATACCAAATGTATGGATACGGCCCGCAGAATAGAACGATCGTTGTAGGTTCTGGAAAACCGAGCCAAATGAATGTAACATTTGGTGCTCAAGTGTTACAAACTGTTGAAGTGAAAGATCGTGCTATCAATGAATCGGATGCTTCCTTACTGCAAGTACAGAAAAAATCGGCAACAGTTTCAGATGCGATCGGTGCTGAATCGATCAAAAAATCTCCAGATTCATCTGCTGGTGATGTGATCAAAAGGGTCACAGGAATTACTTTGATTGGTGGTAAGTATGTATTTGTTCGCGGATTAGGTGAAAGATATTCATCAACTTATTTGAACGATGCATATATACCTTCTACTGAACCTGATAAAAGGGTTGTGCCTTTAGATTTATTTCCAGCCAACTTAATTAAAAATATACGAGTCATTAAAACATTTGTACCGGAAGAGTCAGCAGAGTTCTCTGGTGGACTTGTAAAAATTGAAACTAAAGAGTATCCAGATGAATTTACAATGAAAGTAGGTTTCGGCGTTGGATATAATGGAAATACAACACGAAAGAAATGGCAAACATTTGATGGAGGAGATTTTTTTGGAAGACCGACTGCTAATCAAGAACTTCCTTCCGCAGTCAAAGCAGTTCCTGATTTTCTACCTTTTGAGCCAGGAAGTCGTTTTGGAGGAATCAATCCTTCATTAATCAACCTTGGTGCCGTTACCTTTCCTTCACAATGGACACCTGATACGACAAAGGCGCCATATGACAAAAACTTTAACTTAACTGTTGGTAATACTTTTAAATTAACAGAATCTGGACAAAGACTTGGCGTTATATTTGGTACTACCCATTCCGTCGATTATCGATTTAGACGTCAAAAAGACGTAAGGTATATTCCAGGAAACCCTGTTTCACTATCAGTTAAGGATTTAACAACAGTCTCTCCTTTGCAGACACAAGATGCAGACATCTATGTCGAAGATCGCTTGTTCGGAAACAATTTAAACTTTGCGTATGAACCGATGAGCGGCCAACAATTTTTCTTGAAAAATTTCTATTCAGTTTCTTCTGAAAAATCGGTTAGAGAATCTGTTGGAACCAATAATATTGATAATTTTCAGTTCTTCTCCCAAACCAATGACTTCATTAGTAGACAATTGTTTAATTCAAGTTTTGGCGGAAAACATGCTATCAATTTAGGTTCGTTGAGTAGACCACATACGCTTGATTGGCAAGTAAATTATGGAGAAGCCAAAAGAGATGAACCCAATTTGACGCAACAAGTATGGCGAAGGTCTTCAACAAGTCCAGTAACAACCATTCCAACGAGACTGGGAAATAACCCTGATGGTTCAAGGTTTTACTCCACATCAAATGACACTGTTAGAAGTTTTAGTGTTGCTTATGAAGTCCCTTTTGATCAATGGAACGGACTTAAATCGACATTTAAATTTGGTGGTTCTGCTTTGGATCGCTTCAAGTCATTTACCTTTCGAGAATTTGGGTCTAAATCAAACGTAGGGACTACCACCACTGATTTATATCCAGTGCCCGGGGAAATTGTTTATAATCCGTTAGAATTTTTACGAACGAATAGTACTGGTCTTGCAAATAGAACCTTCTCCGAAAGACAAGTAGAGCCGAATGCTTACGATGCGTATCAAAAGTTGCACTCCTATTTTTCTCAATTTGATGTTCCATTATTTCCAAAGTTTAGGTTCATTGGCGGAGCAAGGTACGAAGATTCTTATCAAAAGGTTAAAACATTTGTTCTAAAAGAACAATTCGATGTAAGACGACCAGGTTATGGATGTGATACTGGATCTGAGGGAGAACGAATTCTATTAGTAAAAAATAATATTTGTTCTGCCGATAATAACGGTGTTGGTGAAATTAGAACAAAAGATATTTTGCCTAGTGTTAATTTTGTTTATGAATTTCTTCAAGATCAAAATTTAAGATTTGGTTATACTCAAACACTCACTAGGCCGGATTTCAGAGAAATGTCTCCGTTTGCATTTACTCCTTATTTCGGTGGAGATAGAATCCGAGGAAATCCAAATCTCCAAAGAACCTACATTCATAACTTTGATTTTAGATATGAATACTTTATGGGTGGAGCAAACTATGTAGGAGCAGGTGTCTTTCACAAAGATCTTTCTAACCCAATTGAGTTGATTGGACAGCCAGTGGCTGGTCAGATTTCACCTTTCTTCACTTATGCGAATGCTAGTCGAGCAACCATTCGAGGAGTGGAGTTGGATTTTAGAAGAGAATTCTTTGATAAATTCCGATTTGAAACCAACGTATTCTTTATTAAATCTCTTGTGAACGTTGTGTCTTGGGAACAGTATACAATTTCTAAAGCAGGATTGTTAGATCCTATTGATAGAAGTTTTTCTTACGATCCAACAAACATTCGACGACCATTACAAGGACAGTCTGATTTCGTAGCAAACTTGAAGTTTGATGTATATTTGAATAAACTAAAAACAACCACGATTGGTTTATATTACAACTACTTCGGTGATCGGATCTTTGTTGTTGGTGCGAACGGAACTCCCGACGCTTATGAACGAGGAGTTGGTTTAACGGATATTGTTTTCTCCCATAAAATGGATGATAAACTTGATTTTAAATTTGCAGCAAAAAACGTAACAGACCAAAGATTTAGAATCTACGTGAAAGATGAGCTCCTCAACGAAGAAAAGCTTTTCCGATCATATCGTGAAGGGGTTTCTTTTTCGATGTCAATGGGGTATAAATTTTAAAAGAAAACCTAATATTAATTCTGAATTACAAACCCCGAGCCAAAAATTCGGGCGTTTGTAATTTAGCCGTTTCTTTCCTAAAGATCAATTTAGTTAATTCCTCTACCTATTTCCCTTCTGGATTCACTATAATCGGCAAACCATCTTTTCCATTTGGTACAAAAATCAATTTATTATTCGGATTCTCCATTGCTTTCAATTGAATGTATTTTGGAGTCAATGATTCTGAAATCATCTTCTGGGCTTTCGCTTGCGCTTCTGCTTCAATGAGCACGGCTTTTGCTCTACCATCAGCAGAGATTTGTTGGATCTCAGCATCCCTTTTAGCAATATTGATTTCGAATTTCATCTGTTCTTGTTCTTGTTGTTTGGTAAGTTTACTTTCGATTGCTTTTAAGATGGACGGACTGTACTCAACATCGTCGATAATTACATCATCAATTTCAACGTGTTTATCTTTTAACTTTTCACTCAGTGACTTTTTGATCTGTGCAGATACGTTAGGCGTCTCCTTGGATATCGAAACCATATTGTATGCAGATAAAATATTTCTTATGGCAGTTCGGAATTGCGGTTTAACTACTTTCTCATAGTAACCCCTTCCAATTTCCATTTCAAGTTCATAGATTTCATTTTGCACCGGTCGAATGATGATTGCAGCTGTGACAGTAATAGTTAAATCATCTCGAGTGAGGACCTCAACTTTTTCCTGGTAACTACTCCATTGAACCGAATAAACATAGACACTATTCCATGGCATATAGGTTTGAACTCGAGATTCTAATGGTTTTTGGCTAAGGCCCGTGCTGTAGGGGCGCCACATAAGACCCACCTCACCTGGACTGATGATGGAGAGGCATGATGTAAAAAAAAGGCTCACACCTAAAATGGATAGGAACTGGAAACTGGTTTGAAAAATGGATCGACGTTTCATAGTTAAACCATTAGACTAAAACGGATGTTACAATTTATATCCAGTCGATTTTTAATTCCCGCAGCATTCTACCTTGTTTTTTTCACTTTCATAGGGATGGGTATTTCCTGTATGGAAGATGAATCTGTAGTCAAAGCCCCTAAAAGTTTAGAATTACGTCTCTTTCAGGCAATCGACAAGGGAAACCTCGAACTAGTCAAAGAACTGTTAGCCGAAGGTGTGTCGATCAATGCAAAAGATTCCTTAGGCAATTCCCCTTTAATCAAAGCTGTGGACGACGAAGAGATGGTGATGGCAAAATTTTTGATCCACAAAGGTGCCAACGTCAATCTTCGTAATACCACAGGAGAAACTGCTCTCTATCGCGCTGTGTATCGGGGAAATTTAGAATTAGTCAAACTTTTGGTAGAGGCAGGTGCAGAAACCAAAGTCAAAACTGTAGGTGGGGTTAGCATTGCGGAACTTGCGGAAGAAAGAGGGGAAGAAGGGATTTTGAAGTATCTACACTCGCTTAAATAGGAATTTATTATTTAAGTAAATTTGCATATATAGTGTTATACGCCATTTGGTGCATCGTTTTAATATTATATTCCTATATATTTGCGTGTATAAATTACTTATTATGTGTTCATTCATACAATTAAAGGAAATAAATCATGAAAATATCTGAGGTTAATATAAATGAAGAAACAGCAAGCATAGTTGGTCTTAAACAAATTTCTATGAAGAAAGTTGGCAACACTATACTCTTAGCAGGAAAAAATGGATCAGGTAAAACACGAATCCTAAATCTTATACGTGATCAAACAGTAAATTTAAACAACTTTTTTAATCAGAAACAACAAGCGGCTAATCAACTAGAGCAAATTAAACAGAGAATTATACAACAACCCCAACAAAAACAAAGTTTCGAGCAACAAATTCAAGCCTATCAAAACGCAATCATACAATACGAACAACAAATATCACAACAACCCCAACAAAAACAAAGTTTTGAACAACAAATTCAAGCCTATCAAAACGCAATCATACAATACGAACAACAAATATCACAACAACCTGAACAAAAACAAAGTTTTGAGCAACAAATTCTACATCTTGAAAAATTGGTAAAAACACAAATTCCCATAATAACAGAAAACGATGAAAAAAACATAATAATCGTCGATTTTGTTCCTAATAAGATTGATTTAGAGGATTGGTCAAATCAAAGCAAAGAAAATTGGATGCGGAAGGCTCATCAAGCTACAAACCTAGGAGTTTCAAACCTTCACCATTCAACACTCCCTTTAATACAACAAGTATTAGATCGTTGGATTAATTCAACTCATCCAAAATTACAGAATTCAGATAACGACATCGAGATTTCGACAAATAATTACCACCGCTTACAAAGCATAGTAAAATCGTTTTTAGGTACCGAAATAGAATGGGACAATGACGGCTATACTACTATCTTTAAAAAACCAATTGCTAAAGCGCAGCTTTCAGCGGGGCAAAGAGTATTACTGCAACTTTGCGTCGCTATTTATGCTCAAGGAGGTAATTTATCAAATCATATTCTCTTTATGGATGAACCTGAAAACCATTTACATCCTTCTGCAGTCATAGATTTATTAGATACAATAAAAAAACATAATCCAAATGGTCAAATTTGGATAGCAACCCACTCAATACCACTTTTATCGCACTTTGACGCTTCTTCTCTTTGGTTTGTAGAAGAAGGTATAATAAAACACTCAGGTAAGAAACCAGAAGAAGTATTGAAAAGTCTATTAGGCAATGAAGAAAGAATTCAGAAATTAAAAGATTTTACAAGCTTACCTAATGAATTGGCTAGAAATCGTTTTGCATTCGAATGTTTATGCTC includes the following:
- a CDS encoding TonB-dependent receptor domain-containing protein, encoding MKSINTLLTLSLLVFFSTFGLSAQSNGSIRGTIIDSENGEPVFGATIVVRSEKKFAKTDFDGKYILELPPGTYQVEYQMYGYGPQNRTIVVGSGKPSQMNVTFGAQVLQTVEVKDRAINESDASLLQVQKKSATVSDAIGAESIKKSPDSSAGDVIKRVTGITLIGGKYVFVRGLGERYSSTYLNDAYIPSTEPDKRVVPLDLFPANLIKNIRVIKTFVPEESAEFSGGLVKIETKEYPDEFTMKVGFGVGYNGNTTRKKWQTFDGGDFFGRPTANQELPSAVKAVPDFLPFEPGSRFGGINPSLINLGAVTFPSQWTPDTTKAPYDKNFNLTVGNTFKLTESGQRLGVIFGTTHSVDYRFRRQKDVRYIPGNPVSLSVKDLTTVSPLQTQDADIYVEDRLFGNNLNFAYEPMSGQQFFLKNFYSVSSEKSVRESVGTNNIDNFQFFSQTNDFISRQLFNSSFGGKHAINLGSLSRPHTLDWQVNYGEAKRDEPNLTQQVWRRSSTSPVTTIPTRLGNNPDGSRFYSTSNDTVRSFSVAYEVPFDQWNGLKSTFKFGGSALDRFKSFTFREFGSKSNVGTTTTDLYPVPGEIVYNPLEFLRTNSTGLANRTFSERQVEPNAYDAYQKLHSYFSQFDVPLFPKFRFIGGARYEDSYQKVKTFVLKEQFDVRRPGYGCDTGSEGERILLVKNNICSADNNGVGEIRTKDILPSVNFVYEFLQDQNLRFGYTQTLTRPDFREMSPFAFTPYFGGDRIRGNPNLQRTYIHNFDFRYEYFMGGANYVGAGVFHKDLSNPIELIGQPVAGQISPFFTYANASRATIRGVELDFRREFFDKFRFETNVFFIKSLVNVVSWEQYTISKAGLLDPIDRSFSYDPTNIRRPLQGQSDFVANLKFDVYLNKLKTTTIGLYYNYFGDRIFVVGANGTPDAYERGVGLTDIVFSHKMDDKLDFKFAAKNVTDQRFRIYVKDELLNEEKLFRSYREGVSFSMSMGYKF
- a CDS encoding prohibitin family protein is translated as MKRRSIFQTSFQFLSILGVSLFFTSCLSIISPGEVGLMWRPYSTGLSQKPLESRVQTYMPWNSVYVYSVQWSSYQEKVEVLTRDDLTITVTAAIIIRPVQNEIYELEMEIGRGYYEKVVKPQFRTAIRNILSAYNMVSISKETPNVSAQIKKSLSEKLKDKHVEIDDVIIDDVEYSPSILKAIESKLTKQQEQEQMKFEINIAKRDAEIQQISADGRAKAVLIEAEAQAKAQKMISESLTPKYIQLKAMENPNNKLIFVPNGKDGLPIIVNPEGK
- a CDS encoding ankyrin repeat domain-containing protein; amino-acid sequence: MEDESVVKAPKSLELRLFQAIDKGNLELVKELLAEGVSINAKDSLGNSPLIKAVDDEEMVMAKFLIHKGANVNLRNTTGETALYRAVYRGNLELVKLLVEAGAETKVKTVGGVSIAELAEERGEEGILKYLHSLK
- a CDS encoding AAA family ATPase — translated: MKISEVNINEETASIVGLKQISMKKVGNTILLAGKNGSGKTRILNLIRDQTVNLNNFFNQKQQAANQLEQIKQRIIQQPQQKQSFEQQIQAYQNAIIQYEQQISQQPQQKQSFEQQIQAYQNAIIQYEQQISQQPEQKQSFEQQILHLEKLVKTQIPIITENDEKNIIIVDFVPNKIDLEDWSNQSKENWMRKAHQATNLGVSNLHHSTLPLIQQVLDRWINSTHPKLQNSDNDIEISTNNYHRLQSIVKSFLGTEIEWDNDGYTTIFKKPIAKAQLSAGQRVLLQLCVAIYAQGGNLSNHILFMDEPENHLHPSAVIDLLDTIKKHNPNGQIWIATHSIPLLSHFDASSLWFVEEGIIKHSGKKPEEVLKSLLGNEERIQKLKDFTSLPNELARNRFAFECLCSPKVIETDSKDPQSKQLYDQLEIIWKKKETISLLDFGAGKGRMIANLADYENISPAILDYHAYDSSDSEKEHCLKNISLSYSNETNRYHNSLEDLRSKVDDHYFDVVVLSNVLHEIPHESWCETFSSIEKILKTDGFLLLIEDCRLPTGELAHKNGFIVFNTLHLKKLFEIPANEEKFIKHDARFDSIDQRGRLMAHLIPTKYLKKISSQTIRNSLLELKSSAKMEIRKIRKGEISYSNGIAHSFWTQQLANAELCLTELGELN